A single region of the Neodiprion pinetum isolate iyNeoPine1 chromosome 5, iyNeoPine1.2, whole genome shotgun sequence genome encodes:
- the LOC124218870 gene encoding uncharacterized protein translates to MRRCAAILCFFLIAAQTSFAEICEPIDSTDLNLLPAEFAVGAESFPVPNLEINDCTAAGFRDTLTQAVVIYGRSLVTNVYEQAKIQGKVLIDDINELANEWQWSIQMMRTNQGVEGVCEIEDVMNQIAMQFQEFLSLSPGPGIPVQPPLPPLPIPNVQLNPVVRPLSPQSLFVNYNATLYEISSNVYAYMDLILLSGWNTAWSYYDIFGMQSRNEILNDKVLEVYRRVALQINMECDFIEDKINPAIWESYKRAADRIEAEWNAYQVYKSQVACVAVL, encoded by the exons ATGCGGCGCTGTGCCGCAATACTGTGCTTCTTCCTGATCGCGGCTCAAACATCTTTCGCAGAGATATGCG AACCCATTGACTCAACCGACTTGAACCTTTTACCCGCCGAGTTCGCAGTGGGCGCAGAAAGCTTTCCGGTGCCAAATTTGGAAATAAATGATTGCACGGCGGCTGGATTTCGGGATACTTTGACACAAGCAGTCGTAATTTACGGCCGGTCTTTAGTAACTAATGTTTACGAACAG GCGAAAATTCAGGGTAAGGTTCTAATAGACGATATTAACGAGCTCGCTAACGAATGGCAGTGGTCGATTCAAATGATGCGCACGAATCAGGGTGTCGAGGGAGTCTGTGAAATCGAAGACGTCATGAATCAGATTGCGATGCAGTTTCAAGAATTCTTATCACTGTCACCTGGACCTGGAATTCCCGTGCAACCG CCGCTGCCGCCCTTGCCGATACCAAATGTACAGCTGAATCCTGTAGTGCGTCCATTGTCGCCCCAAAGCCTGTTCGTGAATTACAACGCCACGTTGTACGAGATTTCCTCGAACGTCTACGCGTACATGGATTTGATATTGTTGTCGGGGTGGAATACTGCATGGTCCTATTACGATATCTTCGGAATGCAAAGTCGCAATGAG ATCCTGAATGACAAGGTATTAGAGGTTTACAGACGAGTCGCATTGCAAATCAATATGGAATGCGATTTCATTGAGGATAAAATCAACCCGGCCATTTGGGAATCTTACAAACGTGCTGCTGATCGCATAGAGGCGGAATGGAACGCTTACCAAGTCTACAAAAGTCAAGTAGCATGCGTAGCAGTCCTGTGA
- the Echs1 gene encoding uncharacterized protein Echs1 isoform X1 — translation MSQPASTTAAGRERASKNQLIKAKTRRRVNKPYRSYVWHYFDRLGSLAKCRVCQHEIQNKKHTTSSLIRHLEQIHQLEKGMMVDNIESLPTVQRLSSNMGSRMRDRVMKSFVRDNHIGGTTLGSSIWKCKHCTYMIQGKKLLLPMFLHLKSAHWKANGPAAFDSKINPVNNKRRQNVADKIVDEQRVDDDYDLTEYLLDRAANSNVTASSISAAKESVDKDESGTSGILVAGKNSGFVSDESKLDVGRMVQYKIRINLPNGNEIEGFVMGGEENRVERKMELGREREVVNHGQNAVNLDHNYHDESRTVSPVLSEQSAAHSRLDNVKEDVKDDVIEPQVPIDNERQFDHQYSRKSSPKPLTLKQTRSTRSVLAMRSSNRNRGNPPKTEHEDLDTSELDIQVPLENIPSFTADVKVDTNGQTSSYEFIKTEKVGEKQNVAVITLNRPKALNALCDKLVDELGDAVTKFDNDDSIGAVVITGSEKAFAAGADIKEMKDRSYAQTVKSKMLAGWEDISKASKPIIAAVNGYALGGGCELAMLCDIIYAGEKARFGQPEIVIGTIPGAGGTQRLIRVIGKSKAMEMVLTGNQISAQEAEKAGLVSKIFPPEQLLPEAIKLGEKISTHSPLIVSMAKESVNAAYETTLRQGLQLEKKLFYGTFATADQKEGMTAFVEKRAPKFTSE, via the exons ACGTATGGCACTACTTCGACCGCCTCGGTTCACTGGCCAAATGTAGAGTTTGCCAACACGAGATACAGAACAAGAAGCACACAACGTCCTCGCTCATTCGGCACCTCGAGCAGATACACCAGTTGGAGAAGGGGATGATGGTCGACAACATCGAGTCTCTGCCTACGGTCCAGCGGCTCTCGTCTAACATGggctcgcgcatgcgcgatcGCGTCATGAAGAGCTTTGTAAGAGACAACCACATAGGGGGTACTACCCTGGGTAGCAGCATTTGGAAGTGTAAACACTGCACGTATATGATCCAAGGGAAGAAGCTGTTGCTACCGATGTTTCTCCACCTGAAGAGCGCGCATTGGAAAGCGAACGGTCCAGCTGCATTCGACAGCAAAATAAATCCGGTTAACAATAAGCGGCGGCAGAATGTCGCGGATAAAATCGTCGACGAACAGCGCGTCGATGATGATTACGACTTGACGGAATATCTCCTGGATCGCGCGGCGAACTCGAACGTCACCGCGAGTTCGATTAGCGCGGCTAAAGAGTCGGTAGATAAGGACGAATCGGGTACTTCTGGAATTCTCGTTGCGGGCAAAAATTCTGGATTCGTGAGCGATGAGTCGAAGCTCGATGTCGGCAGGATGGTGCAGTATAAGATCAGGATTAATCTGCCAAACGGAAACGAGATCGAGGGCTTCGTTATGGGCGGCGAGGAGAACCGCGTCGAAAGGAAAATGGAACTGGGGAGGGAAAGGGAGGTCGTCAATCACGGTCAAAACGCCGTTAATCTAGATCACAATTATCACGACGAGTCGCGGACCGTTTCACCCGTTCTTAGTGAACAATCCGCGGCGCATTCTAGGCTCGATAACGTGAAGGAGGACGTGAAGGATGACGTGATCGAACCTCAAGTTCCTATTGACAATGAGAGGCAATTCGATCACCAATACTCGAGGAAGTCGAGCCCCAAACCTTTAACTTTGAAGCAAACCAGATCTACGAGAAGTGTTCTGGCAATGCGATCGTCTAACCGAAATAGGGGCAATCCTCCGAAAACTGAACACGAAGATCTGGACACCTCCGAACTTGACATTCAAGTTCCACTTGAAAATATTCCTAGCTTTACCGCCGACGTTAAAGTCGATACCAATG GTCAAACATCCAGCTATGAATTCATCAAAACTGAAAAGGTTGGAGAGAAGCAGAACGTTGCAGTCATTACTCTGAACCGTCCTAAAGCTTTAAATGCATTGTGCGACAAGCTTGTAGATGAGTTGGGTGATGCCGTAACCAAGTTTGACAACGACGACAGTATTGGTGCAGTGGTAATAACGGGAAGCGAGAAGGCTTTCGCTGCAG GCGCTGATATCAAGGAAATGAAGGATCGCTCATATGCTCAAACTGTAAAATCAAAGATGCTTGCAGGGTGGGAAGACATTTCAAAGGCTTCTAAGCCAATTATTGCCGCAGTTAACGGCTACGCA CTCGGTGGTGGCTGCGAACTGGCCATGTTGTGTGACATCATTTATGCAGGGGAAAAAGCTCGCTTTGGTCAACCAGAAATTGTTATTGGTACTATTCCAGGAGCAGGTGGTACCCAGAGGTTGATCAGGGTAATAGGAAAGAGCAAAGCGATGGAAATGGTACTTACCGGAAATCAGATCTCTGCTCAGGAGGCCGAGAAAGCCG GTCTGGTCAGCAAAATTTTCCCTCCAGAGCAGCTATTGCCTGAGGCCATCAAGCTTGGAGAGAAAATATCCACTCATTCTCCGTTGATCGTATCAATGGCAAAGGAATCTGTCAACGCTG catATGAAACCACGCTGCGGCAAGGACTTCAGCTTGAGAAAAAGCTCTTCTACGGAACGTTCGCTACG GCTGATCAAAAAGAAGGAATGAcggcgtttgttgaaaaacgtgCGCCCAAGTTCACcagtgaataa
- the LOC124218871 gene encoding uncharacterized protein, translating to MERFAAVLCFCFAAQGSFAQICEPVDVLDTTVLARTFTKGALSLPVPTLEADDHLAGIFQINYAEAAGAYGRSLVMNVYEQAKIQGKVLIDVINELANEWQWSIQMMGTNQGVEGVCKIEDVMNRIAMQFQEFLSLSPGPGIPVQPPLPPLPMPNLQLNPVVRPLSPHSLFVNYNATLNEISSNIYAYTGSIFLAGWNSVWSYYDIYGLEVRNEILNDKVLEVYRRVALQINMECDFIKDKVNPALWESYKLAADRIEAEWNAYQVYKHQVACVAVL from the exons ATGGAGCGTTTCGCCGCAGTACTCTGTTTCTGCTTCGCGGCTCAAGGATCTTTCGCACAGATATGCG AACCCGTTGACGTACTCGACACGACTGTTTTAGCAAGAACGTTTACAAAAGGCGCACTAAGCCTTCCTGTACCAACTTTGGAAGCAGATGATCACTTGGCCGGTATATTTCAGATTAATTATGCAGAAGCAGCCGGGGCCTACGGCCGGTCTTTAGTAATGAATGTTTACGAACAG GCGAAAATTCAGGGTAAGGTTCTAATAGACGTTATTAACGAGCTCGCCAACGAATGGCAGTGGTCGATTCAAATGATGGGCACGAATCAGGGTGTCGAGGGAGTCTGTAAAATCGAAGACGTCATGAATCGGATTGCGATGCAGTTTCAAGAATTCTTATCACTGTCACCTGGACCTGGAATTCCCGTGCAGCCG CCGCTGCCGCCCTTGCCGATGCCAAATCTACAGCTGAATCCTGTAGTGCGTCCATTGTCCCCCCATAGCCTGTTCGTGAACTACAACGCCACGTTGAACGAGATTTCCTCGAACATTTACGCGTATACGGGTTCGATATTTTTGGCAGGGTGGAATTCTGTATGGTCCTATTACGATATATACGGATTGGAAGTTCGCAACGAG ATCCTGAATGACAAGGTATTAGAGGTTTACAGACGAGTCGCATTGCAAATCAATATGGAATGCGATTTCATTAAGGATAAAGTCAACCCGGCCCTTTGGGAATCTTACAAGCTTGCTGCTGATCGCATAGAGGCGGAATGGAACGCTTACCAAGTCTACAAACATCAAGTAGCATGCGTAGCAGTCTTGTGA
- the Echs1 gene encoding probable enoyl-CoA hydratase, mitochondrial isoform X3 — translation MFYSCQTSSYEFIKTEKVGEKQNVAVITLNRPKALNALCDKLVDELGDAVTKFDNDDSIGAVVITGSEKAFAAGADIKEMKDRSYAQTVKSKMLAGWEDISKASKPIIAAVNGYALGGGCELAMLCDIIYAGEKARFGQPEIVIGTIPGAGGTQRLIRVIGKSKAMEMVLTGNQISAQEAEKAGLVSKIFPPEQLLPEAIKLGEKISTHSPLIVSMAKESVNAAYETTLRQGLQLEKKLFYGTFATADQKEGMTAFVEKRAPKFTSE, via the exons GTCAAACATCCAGCTATGAATTCATCAAAACTGAAAAGGTTGGAGAGAAGCAGAACGTTGCAGTCATTACTCTGAACCGTCCTAAAGCTTTAAATGCATTGTGCGACAAGCTTGTAGATGAGTTGGGTGATGCCGTAACCAAGTTTGACAACGACGACAGTATTGGTGCAGTGGTAATAACGGGAAGCGAGAAGGCTTTCGCTGCAG GCGCTGATATCAAGGAAATGAAGGATCGCTCATATGCTCAAACTGTAAAATCAAAGATGCTTGCAGGGTGGGAAGACATTTCAAAGGCTTCTAAGCCAATTATTGCCGCAGTTAACGGCTACGCA CTCGGTGGTGGCTGCGAACTGGCCATGTTGTGTGACATCATTTATGCAGGGGAAAAAGCTCGCTTTGGTCAACCAGAAATTGTTATTGGTACTATTCCAGGAGCAGGTGGTACCCAGAGGTTGATCAGGGTAATAGGAAAGAGCAAAGCGATGGAAATGGTACTTACCGGAAATCAGATCTCTGCTCAGGAGGCCGAGAAAGCCG GTCTGGTCAGCAAAATTTTCCCTCCAGAGCAGCTATTGCCTGAGGCCATCAAGCTTGGAGAGAAAATATCCACTCATTCTCCGTTGATCGTATCAATGGCAAAGGAATCTGTCAACGCTG catATGAAACCACGCTGCGGCAAGGACTTCAGCTTGAGAAAAAGCTCTTCTACGGAACGTTCGCTACG GCTGATCAAAAAGAAGGAATGAcggcgtttgttgaaaaacgtgCGCCCAAGTTCACcagtgaataa